Proteins from one Zavarzinia compransoris genomic window:
- a CDS encoding valine--tRNA ligase: protein MLEKTYEPAAVEARLYEAWESAGAFKAGRNAGGKPYTIVIPPPNVTGSLHMGHALNNTLQDILCRFERMRGRDVLWQPGTDHAGIATQMVVERQLAQSGENLGRRELGREEFIRRVWAWKDVSGGTITRQLRRLGASCDWSRERFTMDDGLSAAVRRVFVTLHKQGLIYRDKRLVNWDPHFLTAISDLEVESRETKGHMWHIRYPVEGGAEAITVATTRPETMLGDSGVAVHPDDERYRHLVGKLVVLPLTGRRIPIVADSYSDPEKGTGAVKITPAHDFNDFEVGKRHDLEQIAVLDIHAKVVDADFIPAAYRGLDRFEARKRIVADLEELGFLVEVKDHVLMQPFGDRSGVVIEPMLTDQWYVDAKTLAKPAIEAVERGDTVFVPKNWDKTYFEWMHNIQPWCVSRQLWWGHQIPAWYGPDGQCFVEETEAAALAAAAAHYGSATALTRDEDVLDTWFSSALWPFSTLGWPEDTEILKRHYKTDVLVTGFDIIFFWVARMMMMGLHFMKEVPFHTVYIHALVRDEKGQKMSKSKGNVIDPLDLIDKYGADALRFTLSAMAAQGRDIKLSTQRVEGYRNFATKLWNAARFAEMNECRIRPGFDPKAAAHTINRWVLGEAERATAAVVEAIEAYRFNEAAGAVYQFVWGTFCDWYLELIKPLLNGADEAVKAETRATAAHVLDRILVLLHPFMPFITEELWARTAEGAGIARATDLVLAPWPAVDPAIADAAADAEVGWVIDLVTEVRALRAEANVPAGAKLDLVLVGADAVVTARAGRHGDLIARLARLGTIGFAEAAPRGSVQLVVGGTTVALALGEVIDLGAERKRLEKEIAKADQELAKIAGKLGNAAFVAKAPPEVIEEQRERSEETTRVRNKLADALARLVASL from the coding sequence ATGCTCGAGAAGACTTACGAACCCGCCGCCGTCGAAGCCCGCCTTTACGAGGCCTGGGAAAGCGCCGGTGCCTTCAAGGCCGGGCGCAATGCCGGCGGCAAGCCCTATACGATCGTCATTCCGCCGCCGAATGTGACCGGCAGCCTGCATATGGGCCATGCCCTGAACAATACGTTGCAGGATATTCTCTGCCGCTTCGAGCGCATGCGCGGCCGCGACGTGCTGTGGCAGCCGGGCACCGATCACGCCGGCATCGCCACCCAGATGGTGGTGGAGCGGCAATTGGCCCAGTCGGGCGAGAATCTGGGCCGGCGCGAATTGGGGCGCGAGGAATTCATCCGCCGGGTCTGGGCCTGGAAGGATGTCTCGGGCGGCACCATCACCCGCCAGCTCCGCCGGCTCGGCGCGTCCTGCGACTGGAGCCGCGAACGCTTCACCATGGACGACGGCCTGTCGGCGGCCGTGCGCCGGGTCTTCGTCACCCTGCACAAGCAGGGCCTGATCTATCGCGACAAGCGCCTGGTCAACTGGGACCCGCATTTCCTGACCGCGATCTCGGACCTCGAAGTCGAGAGCCGGGAAACCAAGGGCCACATGTGGCATATCCGCTACCCGGTCGAGGGCGGCGCCGAGGCGATCACCGTCGCCACCACGCGGCCGGAAACCATGCTGGGCGACAGCGGCGTCGCGGTCCATCCGGACGACGAGCGTTACCGGCACCTGGTCGGCAAGCTGGTGGTGCTGCCCCTGACCGGGCGCAGGATCCCGATCGTCGCCGACAGCTATTCCGATCCTGAAAAGGGCACGGGCGCGGTCAAGATCACCCCCGCCCACGACTTCAACGACTTCGAGGTCGGCAAGCGTCACGATCTCGAACAGATCGCGGTGCTGGACATCCATGCCAAGGTCGTCGATGCCGACTTCATTCCCGCGGCCTACCGCGGCCTCGACCGTTTCGAGGCGCGCAAGCGCATCGTCGCCGACCTCGAGGAACTGGGCTTCCTGGTCGAGGTGAAGGACCACGTCCTGATGCAGCCCTTCGGCGACCGTTCGGGCGTCGTCATCGAACCCATGCTGACCGACCAATGGTATGTCGACGCCAAGACCCTGGCCAAGCCGGCGATCGAGGCGGTGGAAAGGGGCGATACGGTCTTCGTGCCGAAGAACTGGGACAAGACCTATTTCGAGTGGATGCACAATATCCAGCCCTGGTGCGTGTCGCGCCAGCTGTGGTGGGGCCATCAGATCCCGGCCTGGTACGGGCCGGACGGCCAGTGCTTCGTCGAGGAAACGGAAGCGGCGGCCCTGGCCGCCGCCGCCGCCCATTACGGCAGCGCCACCGCGCTCACCCGCGACGAGGATGTGCTCGACACCTGGTTCTCGTCGGCGCTGTGGCCGTTCTCGACCCTCGGCTGGCCCGAGGACACGGAGATCCTGAAGCGGCACTACAAGACCGACGTCCTGGTGACCGGCTTCGACATCATCTTCTTCTGGGTTGCCCGGATGATGATGATGGGCCTGCACTTCATGAAGGAAGTGCCGTTCCACACCGTCTATATCCACGCCCTGGTCCGCGACGAGAAGGGCCAGAAAATGTCGAAGTCGAAGGGGAACGTCATCGATCCCCTCGACCTGATCGACAAATACGGCGCCGATGCGCTCCGCTTCACCCTGTCCGCCATGGCGGCCCAGGGGCGCGACATCAAGCTGTCGACCCAGCGGGTCGAGGGCTACCGCAATTTCGCCACCAAGCTCTGGAATGCCGCGCGTTTCGCCGAGATGAACGAATGCCGCATCCGGCCCGGCTTCGACCCCAAGGCGGCGGCGCATACCATCAACCGCTGGGTCCTGGGCGAGGCGGAACGGGCGACGGCCGCCGTGGTCGAGGCGATCGAGGCCTATCGTTTCAACGAGGCGGCGGGGGCGGTCTATCAGTTCGTCTGGGGCACGTTCTGCGACTGGTATCTCGAACTGATCAAGCCGCTGCTGAACGGCGCGGACGAGGCGGTGAAGGCGGAAACCCGCGCCACCGCGGCCCATGTCCTCGACCGGATCCTGGTCCTGCTGCATCCCTTCATGCCCTTCATCACCGAAGAACTGTGGGCGCGCACGGCGGAAGGCGCCGGCATCGCCCGCGCCACCGATCTGGTGCTGGCGCCCTGGCCGGCGGTCGATCCCGCGATCGCCGATGCCGCGGCGGATGCGGAAGTGGGCTGGGTGATCGACCTCGTGACCGAGGTGCGGGCGCTTCGGGCCGAGGCCAATGTGCCCGCCGGCGCCAAGCTCGACCTCGTCCTCGTCGGCGCGGACGCGGTGGTGACGGCCCGGGCCGGGCGCCACGGCGACCTCATCGCCCGCCTGGCCCGCCTCGGCACCATCGGTTTCGCCGAGGCGGCGCCGCGCGGTTCGGTCCAATTGGTCGTCGGCGGCACCACGGTCGCGCTGGCGCTCGGCGAGGTCATCGACCTCGGGGCGGAACGCAAGCGCCTGGAGAAGGAAATCGCCAAGGCCGACCAGGAACTGGCGAAGATCGCGGGCAAGCTGGGCAATGCCGCCTTCGTCGCCAAGGCCCCGCCGGAGGTGATCGAGGAACAGCGCGAGCGCAGCGAGGAAACCACCCGCGTCCGCAACAAGCTGGCCGATGCCCTGGCGCGGCTGGTCGCCAGCCTGTAG
- a CDS encoding AbrB family transcriptional regulator, whose translation MRECSKCVARYTLCAGQAMVLVAVAGLDPLTAYLATSPGGADTVAIIAASTRVDAPFVMTMQMARFLVVLAIGPGLARAIARRA comes from the coding sequence TTGCGGGAGTGCTCAAAATGCGTTGCGCGCTACACGCTCTGCGCCGGTCAGGCCATGGTGCTGGTCGCCGTCGCCGGCCTCGACCCGCTGACCGCCTATCTCGCCACCAGCCCGGGCGGGGCGGATACGGTCGCCATCATCGCCGCCTCGACCCGGGTGGACGCGCCTTTCGTCATGACGATGCAGATGGCGCGTTTCCTGGTCGTGCTGGCGATCGGGCCGGGGCTGGCCCGCGCCATCGCCCGCCGGGCGTAG
- a CDS encoding phage tail length tape measure family protein produces MSDLALKIRLTVDGGGEAKAEIVGLGAATAAMTADVTTAITALGAGLARIEAAVIGVGGQVRAAGDQVTAAIGGMAAATTQAADTTVAATTRQSDAWRSVVTAAGAAASSIEALRARYVPLAAAEQAHARAQDEITLAVRLGAIAQDQAAAASARASAALDEQRRALDPTEAAWRGLAAAVVAGAVATDQVRAKYLPLAAAEQAHAAALRDIQDAERLGILTKAEAAVAIERQAQALDRQRAALAGARSGLTGYAATGRLAAHEASNLAYQINDVVVSLAGGLSPAMVALQQGPQISQIFGGWGNAARALVGYLTPARLAIGGIASAVVGGALAYTGYLASTKAVEVAVTGLGRNSGVTVERLIEVAEASADAAGVSKSASVELATSFVSTGKIGEAQLGRLIEMSRDFGVTIGTDAAGGAERLAEMLADPVKGARTLFEQMGLLDGATADYVRTLAEQGRLTASQDALIAGLTGRLADAAQATSLLGRAWEGVYNWSSNAIRAIGEYVDDRASIALGEASPAVIRRELEGRIAANDREIGQYEREFPGQRGRLIEQLREENRGLRRQLEALPAAPADPASASSEAERRRRDEAATRAREAPVNSYARQLQDLQNQAAYYNNLPSGAPGEAPAATVAITRQQQALNDTLRETIAIGDPAAATLRAQQAAMEARTTAEKRAAAEALKRVELSTRVMTAEQREAEIRAAGDQAIAAGTQALGERAAALTASLAAADAYLISSAAGMRADAQREASIEAVTSGVNAAVMAQRLLAEQVAGTALAAAQQVAQIRDQAAAQAAVNGMVEAGTLTAADATRALQVEQALRPLIAAAAVAEGDAKEQLTRIITEMRGAMAGANDEAERAMALAGIDRQRQALELAEYELTLLGESTARREYLIALREKEIELQGRYGANWREVGASELRLYEQTLRTTAALTARTAQSDILTGAYRRAGEAIQDSLSTAFRKVLDGGENAFESFADDLKGLFWDLSAEIAAALVFRPIIGGVVNAAFGTEAAASLGLSTSSAMASAGGRGGSITDLMGLSNLLGGGAGGGWMAGINSYLFGTASTAPASVAATTGAAPGFLTGGGVTSAGNGTAGLFGTFGEIGLGSILGAGGAGFGISQFLSGLAPGNKLVSAGGGAAAGALSGLLITGGNPLGALVGGVAGLLGGMLNSKPSNMEGVNTIIDLSSNAPGVDQGQTGKKYSAENWAGARVASDAVRDAAQAAFGKYADLSAAGVSFGVGSRDGSRSYILENGEVRQEFRASSDEAGIKSLIGQSIAAIGRQYAESLPIEMQKALAKIDFSADIDEALRLLDFAAGYHDTIKALVGGYGLEDQARKAARDSIEQQVEALRVFKADAARLDLGDAAAAVREFGLTLVGLKEKKATVSEAEAALSALDESFKVFRENLGTLGLTLDDVNAGYTASLTKLRNDFNAALDRSITEGLGAGYLNDVEDLLTAQGQRIKDATALGADMGRIYRLNALEVRSKIKDLTADQLAAINTVAGAAESLALQVEIAFRGLSTAVDGQIKASSASATTARQSADAYREAARSLATARDGLARGDLSILSPQQVLTDLRGDFFSASAAAKGGDQSALSRLPQLAEAFLRASRDYNSDTDAYIGDYNLVQGQLAAATASSAGLASAAEYQAELIDAQTRVLESIRSNLADEAGVNELLLREQLAALAAIGGLIESTNALTIGQTSTTSARLVAAEQAIIAVRGQIAGGITITDAATINGRLATVQQALIGVESAEAASLRSTVAALQVVMQQGLLAVVAAGPTTAALDRAQAAISSTDTAGTAILAGLIDRLRAVAADGLIATAEAAPLREAIGQSRDHLAYINWSESVATRGVLDALWVATDQGLDRTARADATRQALAVAEAGITDATSASGQALGALITALRAATEAGDLAGAVATGGVQAALDRAQAAISSTDTAGTAILAGLIDRLRAVAADGLIATAEAVPLREAIGQSRDHLAYINWSESVATRSLLDALWIMTDQGLDRTARADATRQALAAAEAGITDATSTSGRAVQDVIEALRYVTAAGLGDVEAAAPLRQALDTVQAGLVTIMGTTTTAVNAATGQLISIGKLTSDQLVALWAGNSLADLTAGAVKDQTGEIVTGNALSDVMARLSAQQVAISEQIKQVIAGGDAAQGALVTAVVRGNATVAELLSQYLGLAQAERDRIAAAAAITAEQAAKDAAFAEYNAGVGSVANAAAGKAGATVGRVLPTTSQSQYIRHVAVDVDAAGNIAGTALRSANGAETNIPRAQALAAQLVDLGKQVQSIVGGELPPFRVEVKDKDLQNQDGSAALELWMANGRVGVAADPNDYKSIYRAYLHNLDETISGLSDQWRGMLEGVDWSDITGGFYNLAAAAEWTRRPFVGYAAGGTVQGGIWGVDSVKTILAGNEYVVRAPSNNAETGPALDYINRAGRLPEALRSSPIVIHSAGAAAGDQGEMLAQLRALNDRVAALTLSGQGDADQAADQRDATRAEIAALRRAVENLSMMLTKMLARVAA; encoded by the coding sequence ATGAGCGATCTTGCGCTCAAAATCCGGCTGACCGTCGACGGCGGCGGCGAGGCCAAGGCCGAAATCGTCGGCCTGGGCGCCGCCACCGCCGCGATGACGGCGGACGTCACAACGGCGATCACCGCCCTTGGCGCCGGCCTCGCCAGGATCGAGGCCGCCGTCATCGGTGTCGGCGGCCAGGTCCGCGCGGCGGGCGACCAAGTCACCGCCGCGATCGGCGGCATGGCCGCCGCCACCACCCAGGCGGCCGACACTACGGTGGCCGCCACCACCCGCCAGTCGGACGCCTGGCGCTCCGTGGTGACTGCCGCCGGTGCCGCCGCTTCCAGCATTGAGGCCCTGCGCGCCCGCTATGTGCCGCTGGCGGCGGCCGAGCAGGCCCATGCCCGCGCCCAGGATGAGATCACTCTGGCCGTCCGGCTGGGCGCGATCGCCCAGGACCAGGCTGCCGCCGCCTCGGCCCGAGCCAGCGCCGCCCTCGACGAGCAGCGCCGGGCCCTCGATCCCACCGAAGCCGCCTGGCGCGGCCTGGCGGCGGCCGTTGTCGCCGGCGCCGTCGCGACCGACCAGGTACGCGCGAAATACTTGCCGCTGGCGGCGGCCGAGCAGGCCCATGCCGCCGCGCTTCGCGACATCCAGGATGCCGAGCGCCTGGGCATCCTGACCAAGGCCGAGGCTGCTGTGGCGATCGAGCGCCAGGCCCAGGCGCTCGATCGCCAGCGGGCGGCGCTGGCCGGGGCGCGCTCGGGCCTGACGGGTTACGCCGCGACCGGGCGGTTGGCCGCACACGAGGCCTCCAACCTCGCTTATCAGATCAACGACGTCGTCGTCTCCCTGGCGGGCGGCCTGAGCCCAGCTATGGTTGCCCTCCAGCAAGGGCCCCAGATCTCACAAATTTTCGGGGGCTGGGGCAATGCGGCGCGGGCGCTGGTCGGGTACCTGACGCCAGCGCGACTGGCCATCGGTGGTATTGCCAGCGCGGTGGTCGGCGGCGCTCTTGCCTACACCGGCTACCTGGCCTCGACCAAGGCTGTGGAGGTCGCCGTTACAGGTCTCGGCCGCAATAGCGGCGTGACGGTAGAGCGCCTGATCGAAGTCGCCGAAGCCTCTGCTGATGCGGCAGGCGTTTCGAAGTCTGCGTCCGTCGAGCTGGCCACGAGCTTTGTCTCGACCGGCAAGATCGGCGAGGCTCAGCTCGGCCGGCTAATCGAGATGTCGCGCGATTTCGGGGTGACGATCGGCACCGATGCTGCCGGCGGCGCCGAAAGGCTGGCTGAGATGCTGGCCGATCCCGTCAAAGGGGCGCGGACGCTTTTTGAGCAAATGGGCTTGCTCGACGGCGCCACTGCCGATTACGTGAGGACCCTGGCCGAGCAGGGCCGGCTGACGGCGTCCCAGGACGCCTTGATCGCCGGCCTGACCGGCCGCCTGGCGGATGCGGCGCAGGCAACCTCACTGCTCGGTCGAGCGTGGGAGGGGGTATACAACTGGTCCAGCAATGCGATCCGGGCAATCGGCGAATATGTCGACGATCGCGCGTCGATCGCGCTGGGTGAGGCCTCCCCGGCCGTCATTCGTCGCGAGTTGGAGGGGCGGATTGCTGCCAATGATCGCGAAATCGGCCAGTACGAGCGCGAGTTTCCGGGCCAGCGCGGCAGGCTGATCGAGCAACTCCGTGAAGAGAACCGCGGGCTGCGCCGCCAATTGGAGGCATTGCCGGCGGCACCCGCCGACCCCGCCTCAGCCTCTTCGGAGGCCGAGCGCCGCCGCCGCGATGAAGCCGCGACCCGGGCCCGCGAGGCCCCGGTGAACAGTTATGCCCGGCAGCTCCAGGATCTGCAAAACCAGGCGGCCTACTACAATAACCTGCCAAGCGGCGCGCCGGGGGAGGCCCCTGCTGCTACCGTCGCGATCACACGGCAACAGCAGGCGCTTAACGACACACTGCGCGAGACGATCGCGATTGGTGACCCCGCCGCCGCGACGCTAAGGGCACAGCAGGCGGCGATGGAGGCCCGGACCACAGCGGAAAAACGCGCCGCGGCAGAAGCCCTGAAGCGTGTCGAGCTATCGACACGGGTCATGACCGCGGAGCAGCGCGAGGCGGAGATTCGCGCCGCCGGCGACCAAGCCATCGCCGCGGGGACACAGGCCTTGGGTGAGCGCGCAGCGGCACTGACGGCCAGCCTTGCTGCGGCGGACGCCTACCTGATCTCGTCGGCCGCCGGGATGCGGGCCGACGCACAACGGGAAGCGTCGATCGAGGCCGTGACCTCCGGGGTCAACGCCGCCGTCATGGCCCAGCGCCTGCTGGCCGAGCAGGTCGCCGGCACAGCCCTGGCGGCGGCGCAGCAGGTCGCGCAGATCCGGGATCAGGCGGCGGCCCAGGCGGCAGTAAACGGGATGGTGGAGGCCGGGACGCTGACGGCTGCTGATGCCACCCGGGCATTGCAGGTCGAGCAGGCCCTACGCCCGCTGATCGCGGCGGCGGCCGTCGCCGAAGGTGACGCCAAGGAACAGCTTACCCGCATCATCACCGAGATGCGCGGCGCTATGGCGGGGGCCAACGACGAGGCGGAGCGCGCCATGGCACTGGCCGGCATCGACCGGCAGCGCCAAGCGCTGGAGTTAGCGGAATACGAGCTGACGCTGTTGGGCGAGAGCACGGCGCGGCGGGAATACCTGATCGCGTTGCGAGAAAAGGAGATCGAGCTACAGGGCCGCTACGGGGCCAACTGGCGAGAGGTCGGCGCGTCGGAATTGCGGCTTTATGAGCAGACGCTGCGCACCACCGCCGCGCTGACGGCCAGGACGGCTCAAAGCGACATCCTGACGGGTGCCTATCGCCGAGCGGGCGAGGCGATCCAGGACAGCCTTTCAACGGCCTTTCGAAAAGTCCTTGATGGCGGCGAAAATGCTTTCGAGAGTTTCGCGGATGATCTCAAAGGCCTCTTTTGGGACCTCTCTGCGGAGATCGCCGCGGCGCTGGTCTTCAGGCCGATCATCGGCGGCGTCGTCAACGCTGCCTTTGGCACAGAGGCCGCTGCCAGCCTGGGGTTGTCGACCAGCAGCGCCATGGCCTCTGCCGGCGGCCGCGGTGGATCAATCACCGACCTGATGGGACTGTCCAATCTGCTCGGCGGCGGGGCCGGCGGAGGCTGGATGGCGGGGATCAACTCTTATCTTTTCGGGACGGCCTCGACTGCGCCGGCTTCGGTCGCGGCCACCACCGGCGCCGCGCCGGGCTTCCTCACGGGCGGCGGCGTCACATCGGCAGGCAATGGCACTGCCGGGCTGTTTGGCACCTTTGGTGAGATCGGCCTCGGCTCGATCCTCGGCGCTGGCGGTGCCGGGTTTGGCATTTCTCAGTTCCTCTCCGGCTTGGCGCCCGGCAACAAATTGGTCTCCGCAGGCGGCGGTGCCGCCGCCGGCGCCCTTAGCGGGTTACTGATCACCGGCGGCAACCCCCTCGGCGCGCTCGTCGGCGGCGTTGCGGGGTTGCTCGGGGGCATGCTCAACAGCAAGCCAAGCAACATGGAGGGCGTCAACACCATCATTGACCTGTCCTCGAATGCGCCGGGCGTCGATCAGGGGCAGACCGGCAAGAAATACAGCGCGGAGAATTGGGCCGGGGCCAGGGTGGCATCTGATGCCGTGCGCGATGCGGCGCAGGCGGCCTTCGGCAAATACGCCGATCTGTCGGCGGCGGGCGTCTCGTTCGGGGTTGGCAGCCGCGATGGCTCGCGTTCCTACATCCTTGAGAACGGCGAGGTCCGGCAGGAATTCCGCGCCTCCAGCGACGAGGCCGGCATCAAGAGCCTGATCGGGCAGTCGATTGCCGCCATTGGCCGCCAGTATGCCGAGTCGCTGCCGATCGAGATGCAGAAGGCGCTGGCCAAGATCGATTTCTCCGCCGACATCGACGAGGCGCTGCGCCTGCTCGACTTCGCGGCTGGGTATCACGACACGATCAAGGCGCTGGTCGGAGGCTACGGCCTCGAAGACCAGGCCCGGAAGGCGGCGCGCGACAGCATCGAGCAGCAGGTCGAGGCGCTGAGGGTGTTCAAGGCCGATGCGGCGCGCCTCGATCTCGGCGATGCCGCCGCGGCCGTCCGCGAGTTCGGCCTGACGCTGGTCGGCCTCAAGGAAAAGAAGGCCACCGTCAGCGAGGCCGAGGCTGCTCTTTCCGCGCTGGACGAGTCCTTCAAAGTCTTCCGCGAAAACCTGGGTACCCTTGGCCTGACACTCGACGATGTCAATGCCGGTTACACTGCGTCGTTGACCAAGCTGCGGAACGATTTCAACGCCGCGCTGGATCGATCGATCACCGAGGGCCTTGGGGCCGGCTATCTGAACGACGTGGAGGACCTGCTGACCGCGCAGGGGCAGCGGATTAAGGACGCGACCGCGCTTGGTGCCGACATGGGCAGGATCTATCGGCTAAACGCGCTGGAAGTCCGCTCAAAAATCAAGGACCTGACCGCCGACCAACTCGCTGCGATCAACACGGTTGCGGGTGCCGCGGAAAGCCTTGCGTTGCAGGTCGAGATCGCCTTCCGCGGCCTGTCGACGGCGGTTGACGGCCAGATCAAAGCCTCGTCCGCCTCGGCGACCACGGCCCGCCAGAGTGCCGATGCCTATCGCGAGGCGGCGCGGTCGCTGGCGACGGCGCGGGACGGGCTGGCCCGGGGCGACCTCTCGATCCTCTCGCCCCAGCAAGTGCTGACCGACCTGCGGGGCGATTTCTTCTCGGCCTCGGCGGCGGCCAAGGGTGGCGACCAGAGCGCCCTGTCCCGGCTACCACAACTGGCCGAGGCGTTCCTCCGCGCCTCCCGGGATTACAATTCAGACACCGATGCCTATATCGGCGACTACAACCTCGTGCAGGGGCAACTGGCCGCGGCCACCGCGAGCAGCGCCGGCCTGGCCAGCGCCGCCGAGTACCAGGCCGAACTCATTGATGCCCAGACCCGCGTGCTGGAGAGCATTAGGAGCAACTTGGCGGATGAGGCCGGCGTCAACGAACTCCTGCTCCGCGAGCAGTTGGCGGCGCTGGCGGCAATCGGCGGCCTGATCGAGTCGACCAACGCCCTGACGATCGGCCAGACGAGCACGACCAGCGCCCGGCTCGTGGCCGCGGAGCAGGCGATCATCGCCGTGCGCGGCCAGATCGCCGGCGGCATCACGATCACCGACGCCGCCACCATCAACGGCCGCCTCGCCACCGTGCAGCAGGCCCTGATCGGGGTCGAGAGCGCCGAGGCGGCGAGCCTCCGCAGCACCGTCGCGGCACTACAGGTCGTCATGCAGCAGGGGCTGCTGGCGGTGGTGGCGGCGGGCCCGACCACGGCCGCGCTCGATCGCGCCCAGGCGGCGATCTCGTCAACCGACACTGCCGGCACCGCCATCCTGGCGGGCCTGATCGACAGGCTGCGGGCTGTCGCAGCCGATGGCCTGATCGCGACCGCCGAGGCGGCGCCTCTCCGCGAGGCGATCGGCCAAAGCCGCGACCATCTCGCCTACATCAACTGGAGCGAATCGGTCGCCACTCGTGGCGTGCTGGATGCCCTGTGGGTGGCGACCGACCAGGGGCTCGATCGCACGGCCCGGGCTGATGCCACCCGCCAGGCGCTGGCGGTGGCCGAGGCCGGCATCACCGACGCGACCTCGGCCTCCGGCCAGGCACTGGGCGCCCTGATCACCGCCCTCCGCGCGGCGACGGAAGCCGGCGACCTTGCCGGCGCGGTGGCGACGGGTGGGGTGCAGGCCGCGCTCGATCGCGCCCAGGCGGCGATCTCGTCAACCGACACTGCCGGCACCGCCATCCTGGCGGGCCTGATCGACAGGCTGCGGGCTGTCGCAGCCGATGGCCTGATCGCGACCGCCGAGGCGGTGCCTCTCCGCGAGGCGATCGGCCAAAGCCGCGACCATCTCGCCTACATCAACTGGAGCGAATCGGTCGCCACCCGATCGCTCCTCGATGCGCTCTGGATCATGACCGATCAGGGACTTGATCGCACGGCCAGGGCTGATGCCACCCGCCAGGCGCTGGCGGCCGCCGAGGCCGGCATCACCGACGCGACCTCGACCTCCGGCCGGGCTGTGCAGGACGTCATCGAGGCGCTCCGCTACGTGACCGCGGCCGGCCTCGGCGACGTCGAGGCCGCCGCGCCCCTGCGCCAAGCGCTGGATACCGTCCAGGCCGGGCTTGTCACCATCATGGGCACCACGACGACGGCCGTTAATGCCGCCACCGGGCAGCTGATCAGCATCGGCAAGCTGACCAGCGACCAGCTGGTGGCCCTATGGGCCGGCAATAGTCTTGCCGACTTGACAGCCGGGGCGGTCAAAGACCAGACCGGCGAGATCGTCACGGGCAATGCGCTGTCGGATGTCATGGCACGCTTGAGTGCCCAGCAGGTGGCAATTTCCGAACAAATAAAGCAGGTGATTGCTGGCGGCGATGCCGCCCAGGGCGCGCTGGTGACGGCGGTTGTCCGCGGCAATGCAACCGTCGCGGAGCTGCTGTCCCAGTACCTGGGCCTGGCCCAGGCCGAGCGCGACCGGATCGCAGCCGCGGCCGCGATCACGGCCGAGCAGGCCGCCAAAGATGCGGCTTTCGCCGAGTACAATGCCGGCGTCGGCTCGGTCGCCAATGCCGCAGCGGGTAAAGCCGGTGCTACCGTGGGCCGGGTGCTGCCGACCACCAGCCAGTCGCAGTATATCAGGCACGTCGCCGTCGACGTCGATGCTGCCGGTAATATCGCGGGCACGGCCTTGCGCAGCGCCAACGGCGCCGAAACTAACATTCCGCGTGCTCAAGCGCTGGCGGCGCAGCTGGTCGATCTCGGTAAGCAAGTGCAGTCGATCGTCGGCGGCGAGCTCCCCCCCTTTCGCGTCGAAGTCAAGGATAAGGACCTGCAAAATCAGGACGGCTCCGCCGCTCTTGAGTTGTGGATGGCTAACGGTCGCGTCGGGGTGGCCGCCGACCCCAACGATTACAAGTCGATTTATCGTGCTTATTTGCACAATCTCGACGAGACCATTAGCGGGCTGAGCGACCAGTGGCGCGGCATGCTGGAAGGTGTTGACTGGAGTGACATTACGGGTGGCTTCTATAATCTCGCCGCGGCCGCGGAGTGGACCCGAAGGCCTTTTGTCGGGTACGCCGCCGGCGGCACGGTGCAGGGCGGCATCTGGGGGGTGGATTCGGTCAAGACGATACTGGCTGGAAACGAGTATGTGGTGCGGGCCCCCAGCAACAATGCAGAAACGGGCCCCGCCCTCGACTACATCAACCGGGCCGGCCGCCTGCCGGAGGCCCTGCGCTCGTCGCCGATCGTCATCCACTCGGCCGGCGCCGCCGCCGGCGACCAGGGCGAGATGCTGGCGCAGCTGCGGGCGCTCAACGACCGCGTCGCCGCCCTGACCCTGAGCGGCCAGGGCGATGCCGACCAGGCTGCCGACCAGCGTGATGCGACACGTGCCGAAATCGCCGCCCTGCGAAGGGCGGTCGAAAACCTCTCGATGATGCTGACTAAGATGCTGGCGAGGGTCGCCGCATGA
- a CDS encoding DUF1799 domain-containing protein, with product MRGAVRHGLAARRRQPTADGDLAADLKASGLSPEQVQDYLASRRHAAGEDFEVWPENEAALDLWAAVEGRWVFVAQGWAAPMGGMMIEGVPAGLDMQAVAICAAALGQTLDRALLGDLATMEDEALKILAEQRAARR from the coding sequence CTGAGGGGCGCCGTCCGGCACGGCCTGGCGGCACGCCGCCGCCAGCCGACCGCTGACGGCGATCTTGCCGCAGACCTGAAGGCATCCGGGCTTTCGCCCGAGCAGGTCCAGGACTATCTCGCCAGCCGGCGCCATGCGGCTGGCGAGGATTTCGAGGTCTGGCCTGAAAATGAGGCCGCCCTCGATCTCTGGGCGGCCGTCGAGGGCCGCTGGGTTTTCGTCGCACAGGGATGGGCCGCACCGATGGGAGGCATGATGATCGAAGGCGTGCCGGCCGGCCTCGACATGCAGGCGGTGGCGATCTGCGCCGCGGCGCTGGGCCAGACTCTCGACCGGGCTCTCCTTGGTGATCTTGCGACCATGGAGGACGAGGCTCTCAAGATCCTCGCCGAGCAGCGGGCGGCCCGGCGATGA